In Sphingobacteriaceae bacterium, the following proteins share a genomic window:
- a CDS encoding mannosyltransferase encodes MSYSLNIVSFDVPFPANYGGVIDVYYKLFWLKKQGVKIYLHCFAYGRKPSQELKSLCEKVYYYERKTGIFANFSLVPYTVKSRQSADLERNLLSNDYPILFEVLHTCYLLNDERFKQRKKIYRHSNIEHDYYRELSKTEKGFVKKIYLQIEAWKLEKFEAVLKYADLILAVNQKDTDYFKINYPKVKSVYLPSFHPNSELTVKAGRGDYLLFHGNLGISENYEALLWLIKNVFSKLEVPVVVAGLDPPEFLISEIRKYAFIKLVVSPPEEEMTQLLQNAQVHVLYTAQPTGLKLKLLNVLFKGRFVVCNNHMLSGTGLVANQGLQIANSPKEFIQAIQASFTINFSENLIKERSDAVSGFDNRGNVEKLLQEIF; translated from the coding sequence AAAAAAACAAGGCGTAAAAATTTACCTTCATTGTTTTGCTTATGGAAGAAAACCTTCTCAAGAGTTAAAAAGTCTTTGCGAAAAAGTTTATTACTATGAACGTAAAACAGGGATTTTCGCTAATTTTTCTTTGGTTCCCTACACGGTAAAATCCCGTCAATCGGCCGATTTAGAGAGGAATTTGCTTTCGAATGATTACCCGATTTTATTTGAAGTGCTTCACACCTGTTATCTTTTAAATGATGAGAGATTCAAGCAGCGAAAAAAAATATACAGGCATAGTAATATAGAACACGATTATTACAGGGAGCTTTCAAAGACCGAAAAAGGTTTCGTAAAAAAGATCTATCTGCAAATTGAAGCCTGGAAACTTGAAAAATTTGAAGCCGTTTTGAAGTATGCGGACTTAATTCTCGCCGTTAATCAAAAAGACACCGACTATTTCAAAATCAACTATCCAAAAGTGAAGTCCGTTTATTTGCCGAGCTTTCATCCAAATTCAGAACTCACGGTAAAGGCGGGAAGAGGGGATTATCTTCTTTTTCACGGAAACCTGGGCATTTCAGAAAACTACGAAGCACTTCTTTGGTTAATTAAAAATGTGTTTTCAAAGCTGGAAGTTCCTGTTGTAGTTGCAGGTCTCGATCCGCCTGAATTTTTAATTTCGGAGATAAGAAAATACGCATTTATTAAGTTGGTTGTAAGTCCGCCTGAAGAAGAAATGACACAGCTTCTGCAGAATGCGCAGGTTCATGTACTCTATACAGCTCAGCCAACCGGACTCAAACTTAAATTATTAAATGTTCTTTTCAAGGGACGTTTTGTTGTCTGCAACAACCATATGCTTTCTGGAACAGGATTAGTAGCAAACCAGGGACTTCAGATAGCAAATTCTCCGAAAGAATTTATCCAGGCGATTCAAGCTTCTTTTACCATAAACTTTTCGGAAAACCTGATAAAGGAAAGGTCAGATGCGGTTTCTGGTTTTGATAATAGGGGCAATGTCGAAAAATTGTTACAGGAAATTTTTTAG
- a CDS encoding iron/manganese transporter, whose translation MSKSLEEVNSSVNTQNISPFRRLLAFFGPAYMISVGYMDPGNWATDIAGGSKFGYSLLWVLVMSNIIALLLQSHCVRLGVVTGKDLAQTSRENYPRFVNLFLYGLAEVAIAACDLAEVIGMAIGLHLLFPGISILMGVCITVFDSFILLFLLNKGIRKLEAFIISLVALIGVSFFIQLVIAKPDIAEIASGLKPFIANQEALYIAIGIIGATVMPHNLYLHSSLVQTRAFKRTPVEIKKAIRFNTIDSTIALNLALFVNAAILILAATTFHKNGKQDVMEIQDAHQLLAPMLGSALAPILFAVALIAAGQSSTITGTLAGQVVMEGYLNLRLQPWIRRLLTRLIAIVPAFLTIWLLGDDATGKLLIFSQVILSLQLGFAIIPLIHFVSDKSKMGEFVIPNWQKVASWIAALTIIVLNINLVYNEIADLITTSSNSILVSFTIVPFCVFCFIMLLYILIIPFITKNRHNVDKGFHEDFKPLVIDSVTGFNRIAVTVDFGSSDNKAINKALQLGNDSSTLILIHVLESANAMVYGEDAFDHEREEDYQKLLMYQQQLNSQGINTEIHLGFGNPKTAIPEMIIKNHCGSVVMGTHGHKTIKDILLGTTIEGVRHAIKVPLVLV comes from the coding sequence ATGAGTAAGTCGCTGGAAGAAGTAAATTCGAGTGTTAACACACAAAACATAAGTCCATTCCGAAGACTCCTGGCTTTCTTTGGTCCTGCTTACATGATTAGCGTAGGCTATATGGATCCCGGCAACTGGGCCACAGACATTGCAGGTGGAAGTAAATTTGGTTACAGCTTATTATGGGTTTTGGTAATGAGTAACATCATTGCACTTTTACTTCAGAGTCATTGCGTAAGATTAGGAGTGGTTACAGGTAAAGACCTCGCGCAAACTTCCCGTGAAAACTATCCGCGTTTCGTAAATCTCTTTCTTTATGGCTTGGCCGAAGTTGCAATTGCTGCCTGCGACCTGGCGGAAGTAATTGGAATGGCTATTGGATTACATTTATTATTTCCAGGCATCTCCATTTTAATGGGCGTTTGCATTACGGTTTTCGATAGTTTTATTCTTCTTTTTTTATTGAACAAAGGCATTCGTAAACTTGAAGCTTTTATTATAAGTCTTGTCGCACTTATTGGTGTGTCATTTTTTATACAATTAGTAATTGCCAAGCCCGACATTGCAGAGATTGCTTCCGGGTTAAAACCTTTTATCGCTAACCAGGAGGCTTTGTACATTGCTATTGGAATTATTGGCGCCACTGTTATGCCTCATAACTTATACCTGCACAGTTCGCTTGTGCAAACCCGCGCGTTTAAACGAACACCCGTAGAAATTAAAAAGGCCATTCGTTTTAATACTATTGATAGTACTATTGCATTAAACCTTGCGCTTTTTGTGAACGCGGCCATACTAATTCTTGCTGCCACCACCTTCCATAAAAATGGAAAACAGGATGTAATGGAAATACAAGATGCCCATCAACTTTTAGCTCCGATGTTGGGAAGTGCTCTTGCCCCTATTTTATTTGCAGTGGCGTTAATTGCTGCAGGACAAAGTTCTACTATTACCGGAACTCTGGCGGGACAGGTGGTGATGGAGGGTTATTTGAATTTACGTTTGCAACCCTGGATCAGAAGATTATTAACGCGTTTAATTGCAATCGTCCCTGCATTTCTAACCATCTGGCTTTTAGGCGATGATGCTACAGGAAAACTTTTAATCTTCAGCCAGGTGATTTTGAGTCTGCAACTGGGCTTTGCCATTATTCCTCTCATTCATTTCGTGAGCGACAAAAGTAAAATGGGAGAATTTGTTATTCCAAACTGGCAGAAAGTTGCTTCGTGGATAGCAGCTCTTACCATTATTGTACTCAACATTAATTTAGTTTATAATGAAATTGCTGATTTGATTACAACAAGCTCCAATTCAATCCTGGTGAGTTTTACTATAGTTCCGTTCTGCGTATTTTGTTTTATCATGCTTCTTTACATTTTGATAATTCCTTTTATTACAAAAAACAGGCACAATGTCGACAAGGGATTTCATGAAGACTTTAAACCTCTTGTTATTGACTCAGTTACCGGATTTAACCGCATAGCTGTGACGGTAGATTTTGGAAGCAGTGACAATAAAGCCATTAACAAAGCACTTCAACTTGGAAATGACAGTTCGACATTAATTTTAATCCACGTATTGGAAAGCGCGAACGCTATGGTTTATGGAGAAGATGCTTTTGATCACGAACGCGAAGAAGATTATCAAAAACTTTTAATGTATCAGCAACAGTTGAACTCACAAGGCATAAACACCGAAATTCATTTAGGCTTCGGTAATCCAAAAACAGCTATTCCCGAGATGATTATAAAGAATCATTGTGGCAGCGTTGTGATGGGTACGCATGGACATAAAACCATTAAAGACATTTTACTGGGAACCACAATTGAAGGAGTGCGACACGCCATCAAAGTTCCTTTGGTACTGGTTTAG
- a CDS encoding iron-dependent repressor produces the protein MEISLTEENYIKAIFSLNQSNEGSGVTTNALSAHLNNKAGSVTDMLKRLAEKKLINYEKYQGVFLTTKGEKTALDIVRKHRLWEVFLMEKLKFKWDEVHDIAEQLEHIKSDDLIDRLDVFLGKPKFDPHGDPIPDAKGHLNNIRAKPLSTFNSKGIFIFMGVSEHSKSFLQHLTSIGLKIGDMIKVEEINEFDNSLKVKINKSSSQFFSNKVSSNILVEVKK, from the coding sequence ATGGAAATTTCACTCACCGAGGAAAATTACATCAAAGCAATTTTTTCTTTGAACCAGTCAAATGAAGGTTCAGGGGTAACTACGAATGCTCTTTCTGCTCATTTAAATAATAAAGCAGGTTCGGTAACGGATATGCTGAAACGTCTTGCTGAAAAAAAATTAATCAATTATGAAAAATACCAGGGTGTATTTTTAACCACAAAGGGCGAAAAAACTGCTTTGGATATTGTTCGTAAACACCGTCTTTGGGAAGTGTTTCTCATGGAAAAACTAAAATTCAAATGGGACGAGGTGCACGATATAGCGGAACAACTTGAACATATTAAAAGCGACGATTTGATTGATCGCCTCGATGTTTTTCTTGGCAAACCTAAATTTGATCCCCATGGTGATCCAATACCAGACGCGAAAGGCCATCTCAACAATATCAGAGCAAAACCACTAAGCACTTTCAACAGTAAAGGAATTTTTATTTTTATGGGGGTCTCCGAACATTCTAAATCTTTTCTGCAACACCTCACCTCTATTGGTCTTAAAATTGGAGACATGATAAAAGTAGAAGAGATCAATGAATTTGACAATTCTCTTAAGGTAAAAATTAATAAAAGCAGCAGCCAATTTTTTAGTAATAAGGTGAGCTCAAATATTTTAGTGGAAGTAAAAAAATGA
- a CDS encoding von willebrand factor type a → MRLLYSTFFVFTLLLASAQKKAAPKPVRILFVFDASKSMIAKYENMTRMDGAKNLFYKFVDSLGKDKTMQFALRMYGHTVKYPPGDCKDSKLIVPFGPNNLALIKQKVSEAKPTGITPIEHSLTEAANDFKDNKTTNIVIIITDGIEECGGDPCKARQKLMEKGIVFKPFIIGIGLSPEQIKTFECVGTFYDYADESTFSTISTIIQQQKMNKTTVQVNLLDLTSKPKETDVNMTFYDVDRKTYKYNYIHTINYQGNPDTLYVDDFPTYKVIAHTIPPTESKEMKLTPGKHTIIPIDAPQGYLSIKRNAGVYNYNDKVKCIVRKSNEMTTINVQPLNTNEKYIVGNYDLEILTLPRINISQTAIEQSKSKTIDIPNAGVLQVKCLEAGDGSILIKRNGKLDWVCNLSTQTLQTYYLQPGNYVATWRAKTLRGSIYTIEKKFTITSDNQTVVEFYK, encoded by the coding sequence ATGCGTCTTCTGTATTCAACCTTTTTTGTTTTCACACTTCTTCTTGCAAGCGCTCAAAAAAAAGCTGCGCCCAAACCTGTACGCATACTATTTGTATTTGATGCAAGTAAAAGTATGATTGCCAAATACGAAAACATGACCCGCATGGATGGGGCAAAAAATCTTTTTTACAAGTTCGTAGATAGTTTGGGTAAGGATAAAACAATGCAGTTCGCTTTGAGAATGTATGGTCATACTGTGAAATATCCTCCAGGAGATTGTAAGGATAGTAAACTTATCGTGCCATTCGGACCAAACAATCTCGCCTTAATAAAACAAAAGGTAAGTGAAGCCAAACCAACAGGAATAACACCTATAGAACATTCGTTGACCGAAGCAGCCAACGATTTTAAGGATAATAAAACAACAAATATAGTTATCATCATTACCGATGGGATTGAAGAATGCGGCGGCGATCCCTGCAAGGCAAGACAAAAATTAATGGAGAAAGGAATTGTCTTTAAACCTTTCATTATTGGCATTGGCCTGAGTCCTGAACAGATAAAAACTTTTGAATGCGTTGGTACTTTTTACGATTATGCCGATGAATCCACTTTCTCAACAATCTCTACTATTATTCAGCAGCAGAAAATGAACAAGACCACTGTTCAGGTTAATTTATTGGATCTTACTTCCAAACCTAAAGAAACAGACGTGAATATGACCTTTTACGATGTAGATCGCAAAACGTATAAATACAATTATATTCATACTATAAACTACCAGGGCAATCCAGATACGTTATATGTTGATGATTTTCCGACTTATAAAGTTATTGCTCATACCATTCCACCAACCGAAAGCAAGGAGATGAAATTAACTCCGGGCAAACACACTATCATTCCCATAGACGCACCGCAAGGATACCTGAGCATCAAAAGAAACGCCGGTGTGTATAATTACAACGATAAAGTAAAATGTATTGTGCGGAAATCGAACGAGATGACTACCATTAATGTGCAGCCATTAAACACTAACGAAAAATACATCGTAGGAAATTATGATCTTGAGATTTTAACCTTACCGCGCATAAATATCAGCCAAACCGCTATAGAACAATCTAAATCTAAAACAATCGATATACCCAATGCAGGCGTGTTACAGGTTAAATGCCTGGAGGCAGGAGACGGCAGCATTCTTATTAAAAGAAATGGTAAACTCGATTGGGTTTGCAACTTAAGCACTCAAACACTGCAAACCTATTACCTTCAACCAGGAAACTATGTAGCAACCTGGCGCGCCAAAACCTTAAGGGGAAGTATTTATACCATAGAGAAAAAATTCACCATTACTTCCGATAATCAAACAGTTGTAGAGTTTTACAAATAA
- a CDS encoding phosphoribosylamine--glycine ligase yields MNVLILGSGGREHAFAWKIAQSKQLQNLYIAPGNAGTAHCGTNVAIGVNDFEAIKNLVWEKDIDLVLVGPEDPLVRGIHDYFLNDEVLKDIPVIGPKKDGAQLEGSKDFSKQFMFKYGVPTARYATFTKNNVEEGYAFLETLPSPYVLKADGLAAGKGVLIIESLEEAKSELKNMLVDSKFGEASNKVVIEEFLKGIELSVFVLTDGKSYKILPAAKDYKRIGEGDTGLNTGGMGAVSPVPFADAAFIKKVEEKVVKPTIAGLNKENIDYRGFIFIGLMNCDGEPSVIEYNCRMGDPETEVVIPRIKSDLLDLLKGVATQTLHEKEYETLSEIATTVVMVSGGYPGDIEKGKTVTGLNDAGDSLIFHSGTKQANEDVLTNGGRVFAITSFGRSIEDAVKKSFITAEKIKYEGKYYRKDIGKDLM; encoded by the coding sequence ATGAACGTTTTAATTTTAGGGTCAGGTGGCAGAGAACATGCATTTGCATGGAAAATTGCTCAAAGTAAGCAGCTACAAAATCTTTATATAGCGCCGGGTAACGCAGGTACTGCGCATTGTGGTACAAATGTGGCTATTGGTGTAAACGATTTTGAAGCTATAAAAAACCTGGTGTGGGAAAAAGATATTGACCTGGTACTGGTTGGTCCTGAAGATCCATTGGTAAGAGGCATTCACGACTACTTTTTAAACGACGAAGTATTAAAAGATATTCCTGTTATTGGTCCGAAAAAAGACGGGGCACAATTAGAGGGAAGTAAAGATTTCAGTAAACAATTCATGTTTAAATATGGTGTTCCAACTGCCCGTTACGCCACTTTTACAAAAAACAACGTAGAAGAAGGTTACGCATTCCTTGAAACACTTCCATCGCCCTATGTATTAAAAGCTGATGGGCTGGCGGCGGGTAAGGGTGTATTGATCATAGAATCCTTAGAGGAAGCTAAAAGCGAATTAAAAAACATGTTAGTGGATTCTAAATTCGGAGAGGCCAGCAATAAGGTTGTGATCGAAGAATTTTTGAAAGGCATTGAGTTATCTGTTTTTGTTTTAACCGATGGTAAATCTTACAAAATTTTACCTGCGGCAAAAGATTACAAACGCATAGGGGAAGGCGATACCGGTTTAAATACAGGTGGTATGGGGGCCGTGAGTCCGGTGCCGTTTGCAGATGCTGCTTTTATAAAAAAGGTGGAAGAAAAAGTGGTGAAACCAACCATTGCAGGTTTAAACAAAGAGAATATTGATTACAGAGGATTTATTTTTATTGGTTTAATGAACTGTGACGGAGAGCCTTCGGTGATTGAATATAATTGCCGAATGGGAGATCCCGAGACGGAGGTCGTAATTCCAAGAATTAAATCAGATCTTTTGGATCTGTTGAAGGGAGTGGCTACTCAGACCCTTCATGAAAAAGAATACGAAACGCTTTCAGAAATAGCTACAACCGTAGTCATGGTTAGCGGCGGTTATCCAGGGGATATTGAAAAAGGCAAAACAGTTACAGGATTAAATGATGCAGGCGACTCTTTGATTTTTCATTCCGGCACAAAACAGGCGAACGAAGACGTTTTGACCAATGGTGGACGGGTGTTTGCCATAACTTCTTTTGGAAGAAGTATTGAAGACGCTGTGAAAAAAAGCTTTATCACTGCAGAAAAAATAAAATACGAAGGTAAATATTACAGGAAGGATATAGGGAAGGATTTGATGTGA